A genomic region of Gemmata massiliana contains the following coding sequences:
- a CDS encoding hydroxypyruvate isomerase family protein, with product MTPDRRTFLSAGAVAALVPSTGRAEPEPKVAKPGQTKNTKFAVNIEMWWRKERDYLKRLEAAAALGFNAVELWPWENKDQNAVAETCERLGIKIVQFTAWGFKPGLNDPKNHNQFVEKIEKGCEVAKKWKCSMMCVVAGDDIKDVPQEKMHENVIEGLKKGAPIAQKHGITLILEPMNIRVDHKGHCLYGSAPTLKIVKEVNSKYVKILWDLYHMHITEGDLCGHLREGFAADMVGYIQLADHPGRNEPGTGEIHYPRVLKELKALKYTGYVGLECTPLGTEEAAAQAVYAADNW from the coding sequence ATGACACCCGATCGCCGCACGTTCCTGTCCGCCGGCGCGGTGGCCGCGCTGGTTCCGTCAACCGGCCGGGCCGAACCCGAGCCGAAGGTCGCCAAACCGGGGCAGACCAAGAACACGAAGTTCGCCGTCAACATTGAGATGTGGTGGCGCAAGGAGCGAGACTACCTCAAGCGGCTCGAAGCCGCGGCCGCGCTGGGCTTCAACGCGGTCGAACTGTGGCCGTGGGAGAACAAGGATCAGAACGCGGTCGCCGAGACGTGCGAGCGGCTCGGGATCAAGATCGTGCAGTTCACCGCGTGGGGCTTCAAACCCGGTCTCAACGACCCCAAGAACCACAACCAGTTCGTGGAGAAGATCGAGAAGGGGTGCGAGGTCGCGAAAAAGTGGAAGTGCTCGATGATGTGCGTGGTGGCCGGCGACGACATCAAGGACGTGCCGCAAGAGAAGATGCACGAGAACGTCATTGAGGGTTTGAAGAAGGGCGCGCCGATCGCACAAAAGCACGGCATCACGCTCATCCTGGAGCCGATGAACATCCGCGTCGATCACAAGGGCCACTGCCTGTACGGGTCCGCACCGACTTTGAAGATCGTCAAGGAAGTTAACTCGAAGTACGTCAAGATTCTGTGGGACTTGTACCACATGCACATCACCGAGGGCGACCTCTGCGGTCACCTGCGGGAGGGGTTCGCGGCGGACATGGTCGGCTACATCCAACTCGCCGACCACCCCGGGCGCAACGAACCGGGTACGGGCGAGATCCACTACCCGCGCGTGCTGAAGGAACTGAAAGCCCTCAAATACACCGGGTACGTCGGCCTCGAATGCACCCCGCTGGGCACGGAAGAAGCTGCCGCACAAGCCGTTTACGCCGCCGACAACTGGTAA
- a CDS encoding SDR family oxidoreductase has protein sequence MSKTIVITGATRGLGRALVSAFAAAGHTVIGCGRSDGHVRALRTEFPTPHAFKQVDVTDANAVSSWAHEVLSQFSPPDLLINNAALMNTPAPLWKVPADEFHSLVDVNVKGIFHVIRAFVPAMVARKAGVIVNLSSGWGRSTAPDVAPYCATKYAVEGLTLALAQELPNGMAAVPLNPGIIDTDMLRLAFAGGASSYPKPDAWAKRAAPFLLNLSAKDNGRPMTVS, from the coding sequence ATGAGTAAAACGATCGTTATTACAGGCGCGACGCGGGGATTGGGCCGGGCGCTCGTTTCGGCGTTCGCAGCGGCCGGGCACACGGTCATCGGGTGCGGGCGCAGTGACGGGCACGTGCGCGCCCTGCGCACCGAGTTCCCCACGCCGCACGCTTTCAAGCAAGTGGACGTAACCGACGCGAACGCGGTAAGTTCGTGGGCTCACGAGGTACTTTCGCAGTTCAGCCCGCCGGACCTTCTCATCAACAACGCGGCGCTCATGAACACCCCGGCCCCGTTGTGGAAAGTGCCCGCGGACGAGTTTCATTCGCTCGTTGACGTGAACGTGAAGGGCATTTTCCACGTGATCCGCGCGTTCGTCCCTGCAATGGTGGCGCGGAAGGCCGGGGTGATCGTGAACCTTTCGAGCGGGTGGGGCCGCAGCACCGCACCGGACGTGGCCCCGTACTGTGCCACGAAGTACGCGGTGGAGGGATTAACCCTCGCGCTCGCTCAGGAACTCCCGAACGGGATGGCCGCGGTGCCACTGAACCCGGGGATCATCGACACGGACATGCTCCGACTGGCGTTCGCGGGCGGCGCGAGCAGCTACCCCAAACCCGATGCGTGGGCGAAGCGCGCTGCGCCGTTCCTGCTGAACTTGAGCGCCAAGGACAACGGCCGACCGATGACGGTTTCGTAA
- a CDS encoding CAP domain-containing protein, which yields MDSEMHRDNILRKDYTEIGVAVAKNEKGEPYWVQVFGKP from the coding sequence ATGGACTCGGAAATGCACCGCGACAACATTTTGAGGAAGGACTACACCGAGATCGGAGTTGCTGTAGCGAAGAACGAGAAGGGGGAACCGTACTGGGTGCAGGTGTTCGGGAAGCCGTAA